In a genomic window of Aggregatimonas sangjinii:
- a CDS encoding cache domain-containing protein, giving the protein MFKKIFAGLALVVLTAVLFHSVALYRFTQERNAMVTTKAEQTMDSLKGQVDTILRTIVAEADRLADDFGANDYTQEQIEDIIQNSALKIPQLQGVTACFEPYAQSDDRRLYCPYYDKGLGKRIYLEQGYDYTDTETPGTAWYTGVRDAGAKWVEPYFGTNIKDWFIDYGTPFYYSSGPKKGQVRGTITMSFLTSGFKNMVLSLSLGKTGYGIITSANGTFLSHPVNDYVGTASLDSINKVQRQPELKKAFNAIQAGEKGTVFFNQEETGEDALFIYDKIPTSDWGIGLLFYTRELSGDISDLNERYIKLALWISLFLIMIIAVYFNKDHLDAGEIWQLSILATILLILNIVFIWYLQHARMSNEENLNPPVSDMGSLGNFVSQQHQRLEALRLPKSIPIPTGILVQRIAFQNSYNVNISATVWQKYPIDIIDKIQVGFTLPQTSPFAEASYIEEIYRKIIPPQGSTAGYLLIGWEFRVTLQQYLDYQDFPFDKRHISMDIVPISAEDQLVFVPDLQSYEFTNPTKKPGLDKEVKVSGNIVTKSYFSLSRQSYDSDFGFGSKTLFEDVPVLHYNIDLRRILLNVFVTYLIPIFVSLIMMFILLLAANKTKERQGIIEGMAAFFFVLVFSHIDLRKEIITADLIFIEYFYFITYFMIILTTWNLITYAKNKAPIFDYNDNQIFKACFFPFFFLCMLIVTLSEFY; this is encoded by the coding sequence ATGTTCAAAAAGATTTTTGCCGGTCTTGCCCTAGTAGTGCTCACTGCAGTGCTATTTCATTCCGTTGCCCTTTATCGCTTTACGCAAGAGCGGAATGCCATGGTTACCACGAAAGCCGAACAAACTATGGATTCGCTTAAGGGACAGGTCGACACTATCTTGCGCACTATAGTCGCAGAGGCCGATCGCTTAGCGGACGACTTTGGAGCCAATGACTACACTCAAGAACAAATTGAAGATATCATCCAGAACTCGGCCCTTAAAATACCCCAATTACAAGGTGTTACGGCCTGCTTTGAACCTTATGCCCAATCGGATGATAGAAGACTCTACTGCCCTTATTACGACAAGGGTTTAGGGAAACGCATCTACCTAGAGCAAGGGTATGATTATACCGACACCGAAACTCCAGGAACAGCTTGGTATACGGGGGTTCGCGACGCAGGTGCAAAATGGGTAGAGCCTTATTTTGGAACCAACATCAAAGACTGGTTCATCGATTACGGCACCCCTTTTTACTATTCCTCCGGGCCTAAGAAAGGTCAGGTACGGGGTACCATTACCATGAGTTTTCTAACGAGTGGTTTTAAAAATATGGTGCTTTCGCTTAGCCTTGGCAAAACCGGATACGGTATCATCACTTCCGCCAATGGAACCTTTTTATCGCATCCGGTAAACGACTACGTTGGTACGGCGAGCTTGGATAGTATCAACAAAGTACAGCGACAACCGGAATTGAAAAAAGCATTTAACGCCATTCAAGCGGGTGAAAAGGGTACGGTTTTTTTCAATCAAGAAGAAACAGGGGAAGATGCGCTTTTCATCTATGATAAAATTCCAACTTCCGATTGGGGTATCGGTCTACTGTTTTACACCCGCGAATTGTCGGGCGATATATCGGATTTAAACGAACGGTATATCAAGCTGGCCTTGTGGATTTCGCTATTTCTAATCATGATTATAGCCGTCTATTTCAATAAGGACCATCTAGACGCCGGAGAAATCTGGCAACTAAGCATCCTCGCTACCATTTTATTGATATTGAATATTGTCTTTATCTGGTACTTGCAGCATGCCCGTATGAGTAATGAGGAAAACCTGAATCCGCCCGTTTCGGACATGGGCAGCTTAGGGAATTTCGTAAGCCAACAGCATCAACGCTTGGAAGCATTGCGACTGCCAAAATCAATTCCTATACCCACGGGAATATTGGTGCAGCGAATCGCTTTTCAGAACAGTTACAATGTAAACATATCTGCTACCGTTTGGCAAAAGTACCCAATTGACATTATCGATAAGATACAGGTAGGTTTTACTTTACCGCAGACCTCCCCTTTTGCCGAAGCTTCTTATATAGAGGAAATCTACCGAAAGATAATCCCGCCACAAGGAAGTACAGCGGGCTATCTACTAATCGGTTGGGAATTTCGGGTAACCCTGCAACAATATCTGGATTATCAAGACTTTCCGTTCGACAAGCGGCACATAAGTATGGATATTGTACCAATTAGCGCGGAGGATCAACTGGTTTTCGTACCCGACCTACAAAGTTATGAGTTTACCAATCCTACAAAAAAACCCGGATTGGATAAGGAAGTAAAAGTTTCTGGGAATATTGTTACCAAAAGTTATTTCAGTCTTAGCCGCCAATCCTACGATAGCGATTTCGGATTCGGATCGAAAACCCTATTTGAAGATGTTCCGGTCTTGCATTATAATATTGATTTACGACGAATTCTTTTGAATGTATTCGTCACCTATCTCATCCCGATTTTTGTCAGTCTTATCATGATGTTCATTCTCCTACTAGCGGCCAACAAAACGAAGGAACGCCAAGGCATTATCGAAGGTATGGCGGCATTCTTTTTTGTGTTGGTGTTTTCGCATATTGATTTGCGCAAGGAAATCATCACTGCCGACCTTATTTTCATCGAGTATTTTTATTTCATTACCTACTTCATGATCATCCTCACTACTTGGAATTTGATTACCTACGCCAAAAACAAGGCGCCGATTTTCGATTACAACGACAATCAGATTTTCAAAGCCTGCTTTTTTCCTTTTTTCTTTCTTTGTATGTTGATCGTAACCCTGTCAGAATTTTACTAA
- a CDS encoding lmo0937 family membrane protein, translating into MRSILWLVAVICIIGWVLGLLGIIPGLGTSSLFHILIVIAVIVILYNVISGRKPL; encoded by the coding sequence ATGAGAAGTATTCTTTGGCTAGTAGCAGTTATCTGCATCATTGGATGGGTTTTAGGCCTTTTGGGCATAATTCCAGGTTTGGGAACCAGTAGCCTGTTCCATATTTTAATCGTTATTGCGGTAATCGTCATCCTGTACAATGTTATCTCGGGTCGCAAACCCCTTTAA
- the ligA gene encoding NAD-dependent DNA ligase LigA, producing MSSAEKIKLLRDELRQHNHSYYVLDDPTISDYEFDMKLRELQQLEEQHPEFFDPTSPSLRVGGTVTKNFKTVVHNHRMYSLDNSYSKDDLEDWEKRVKRGLGDAEVTFTCELKYDGASINLTYESGILVRAVTRGDGTQGDDVTTNVKTIKSVPLHLKGDYPPKFDIRGEIVLPFEGFARMNEERIENGEEPYMNPRNTASGSLKLQDSAVVAQRPLDCLLYGIVGENTGIKTQWQMLQKAREWGFKVPTIAKLCTTTEEVMDFVAHWDVHRHELPYETDGVVIKVNNLQQQDELGFTSKSPRWALAYKFKAEQVSTVLNEITYQVGRTGAITPVANLKPVLLAGTTVKRASLHNADQIEKFDIREGDTVFVEKGGEIIPKIIGVDFSQRPKDSTPTVYIDHCPECHTPLVRSEGDAKHYCLNYYGCPTQITGRIQHYISRKAMDIEGMGSETVTLLFNEGLITNYADLYTLTREQVMPLERMAEKSAVNLVKGVSDSVQVPFERVLFALGIRFVGETVAKKLAKAYKNIDALMNSSLEELTAVDEIGERIAQSVVEFFQNEDNRIIIAQLKRYGVQFSLSETQLENQTDKLKGKTIVVSGVFETISRDELKKLIEDNGGKVGSSISSKTTYLVAGDKMGPSKRTKAEGLEVPIISEKEFLALI from the coding sequence ATGAGTTCCGCTGAAAAGATTAAACTACTACGCGATGAGTTACGCCAGCATAACCACTCCTACTACGTGCTCGACGACCCCACCATTTCGGATTACGAATTCGACATGAAACTTAGGGAATTGCAGCAGCTCGAAGAACAGCATCCGGAATTTTTCGACCCTACCTCGCCAAGCCTCCGCGTTGGGGGAACGGTGACCAAGAATTTCAAAACCGTCGTGCATAATCACCGCATGTACTCTTTGGATAATTCCTACTCAAAGGATGATTTGGAAGATTGGGAAAAACGGGTAAAACGGGGTCTAGGCGATGCCGAAGTGACCTTTACCTGCGAATTGAAGTATGATGGGGCCTCTATCAATCTCACCTATGAATCGGGGATATTGGTTAGAGCCGTTACTAGGGGTGATGGTACCCAAGGCGACGATGTTACCACAAATGTAAAGACCATAAAGTCGGTGCCCTTACATTTGAAAGGCGATTATCCACCTAAATTTGATATTCGAGGAGAAATCGTATTGCCTTTTGAGGGTTTTGCACGAATGAACGAAGAACGTATCGAAAATGGGGAAGAGCCCTATATGAACCCTAGGAATACAGCTTCGGGAAGTTTAAAGCTACAGGATAGCGCAGTCGTGGCGCAACGCCCATTAGACTGTCTTCTTTATGGTATTGTTGGTGAAAATACAGGTATTAAAACGCAGTGGCAAATGTTGCAAAAGGCCAGGGAGTGGGGTTTTAAAGTGCCAACAATCGCCAAATTGTGCACAACCACTGAAGAGGTCATGGACTTCGTAGCGCATTGGGACGTACATCGGCATGAACTACCCTATGAAACAGATGGGGTCGTCATTAAAGTAAATAATCTACAGCAACAGGATGAATTGGGCTTTACTTCAAAATCCCCGCGTTGGGCATTGGCTTACAAATTTAAAGCGGAGCAGGTCTCTACAGTATTGAATGAGATTACCTATCAGGTCGGGAGAACAGGTGCGATAACTCCAGTAGCGAATCTTAAACCGGTTTTATTGGCCGGTACTACGGTGAAGAGGGCCTCATTGCACAATGCCGATCAAATCGAAAAGTTCGACATACGCGAGGGCGATACCGTTTTTGTCGAAAAAGGTGGGGAAATCATTCCTAAGATCATTGGGGTAGATTTCAGCCAAAGGCCAAAAGACTCTACACCGACCGTTTACATAGACCATTGTCCGGAGTGCCATACCCCATTGGTGCGTTCTGAAGGAGATGCCAAACACTATTGTTTGAATTACTACGGTTGTCCAACCCAGATTACGGGTCGCATTCAGCACTATATTTCCCGCAAGGCTATGGATATTGAAGGAATGGGAAGCGAAACGGTAACCTTGCTTTTTAACGAGGGACTCATTACCAACTATGCAGATCTTTATACGTTGACCAGGGAGCAAGTAATGCCGTTGGAAAGAATGGCCGAAAAATCTGCTGTAAACCTGGTCAAAGGAGTTTCGGATTCCGTTCAAGTGCCTTTTGAGCGCGTGCTATTCGCATTGGGCATTCGGTTCGTAGGCGAAACGGTCGCTAAAAAGTTGGCAAAAGCCTACAAAAATATTGATGCGTTGATGAACTCTTCGCTAGAAGAATTGACAGCTGTCGATGAAATAGGGGAACGCATTGCCCAGTCCGTTGTAGAGTTCTTCCAGAATGAAGACAACAGAATCATTATAGCGCAACTAAAACGGTACGGGGTACAATTTTCGCTCTCGGAAACACAATTGGAGAACCAGACGGACAAGCTTAAGGGGAAGACGATTGTAGTATCCGGAGTTTTCGAAACCATTTCTAGAGACGAATTGAAAAAGCTTATCGAGGATAATGGGGGGAAAGTAGGCTCCAGCATTTCATCAAAAACTACTTATTTGGTAGCGGGGGACAAAATGGGCCCGAGCAAACGCACCAAGGCAGAAGGACTAGAAGTACCGATTATCTCCGAAAAGGAGTTTTTGGCTTTAATCTAG